The following proteins are co-located in the Sphingomonas panacis genome:
- a CDS encoding class I SAM-dependent methyltransferase has protein sequence MFPQTSHDEIERINFLAQMNRHLSARVVPGVKAAYENEVAPAFTKVHGRPIADRHEARRALLEDGSFCLWSAIRRMTMEQRQQAGRWTAIRQREALAQKVAELTDGDERLKLNPNVAIPRYVSAVDHHCMPGSYYTEAFPGDVANAANYDHGNFVTTAGLLGKFADGGGHAVVKWMKRNYPDFKPATILEIGGTVGHSGLPIAQAYPEAEMTIVDLGAPVLRYGLARAKSLGVENVSFVQASGEDLAIFPDASFDWIQTTMFLHELSSTALDNILRETRRLLKPGGIVLHVEQPQYTPDMPLFEQTMRDWDAFYNNEPFWSRMHELDLDQHMVAAGFGADTLIHGGVTAVVDKDLFPDAADDETEDYGRKAAWHVIGASI, from the coding sequence GTGTTCCCGCAGACCAGCCATGACGAGATCGAGCGGATCAACTTCCTGGCGCAAATGAACCGTCACCTTTCGGCCCGCGTTGTTCCAGGCGTGAAGGCGGCGTACGAAAACGAGGTCGCGCCCGCCTTCACCAAGGTGCACGGCCGCCCAATCGCCGACCGGCACGAGGCACGGCGCGCTCTGCTCGAGGACGGCAGCTTTTGTCTGTGGTCGGCGATCCGTCGCATGACGATGGAGCAACGCCAACAGGCGGGCCGCTGGACCGCGATACGGCAGCGCGAGGCCTTGGCGCAGAAGGTTGCGGAACTGACGGACGGTGACGAGCGCCTGAAGCTGAACCCGAATGTGGCGATCCCACGCTATGTCTCGGCGGTGGATCACCACTGCATGCCTGGCAGTTACTACACCGAGGCGTTTCCCGGCGACGTTGCCAACGCAGCCAACTACGATCACGGCAACTTTGTCACCACGGCGGGCCTGCTCGGTAAGTTCGCCGATGGCGGCGGGCACGCCGTGGTCAAGTGGATGAAGCGCAACTACCCCGACTTCAAGCCCGCCACGATCCTGGAGATCGGCGGCACCGTCGGCCATTCCGGTTTGCCGATCGCGCAGGCCTATCCGGAAGCGGAGATGACCATCGTCGATCTTGGCGCTCCGGTGCTTCGCTATGGTTTGGCGCGCGCCAAGTCGTTGGGCGTCGAGAACGTCAGCTTCGTGCAGGCTAGCGGCGAGGATCTGGCGATCTTCCCGGATGCTAGCTTCGACTGGATTCAGACCACGATGTTCCTGCACGAACTGTCAAGCACAGCGCTCGACAACATTCTGCGCGAGACTCGCCGCTTGCTGAAGCCGGGTGGCATCGTCCTGCATGTCGAGCAGCCGCAATACACGCCGGACATGCCGCTATTCGAGCAGACGATGCGTGATTGGGATGCGTTCTACAACAATGAGCCGTTCTGGAGCCGCATGCACGAACTCGACCTCGACCAGCACATGGTCGCTGCCGGGTTCGGGGCCGACACGCTGATCCACGGGGGCGTGACGGCCGTCGTCGACAAGGACCTGTTTCCCGACGCCGCTGACGACGAGACCGAGGACTATGGTCGCAAGGCGGCCTGGCACGTTATTGGGGCGAGCATCTGA